The genomic segment TGCTTTTCTCACAACACTGCAGTTTTTCCTATAGTGAAATAATGTGGTTCCttagtttttctcattttatgatcTTGTTTGAGGTTTTGCTTAAAgtgtatttttcaataaatttttttaatgttttgtgaaTACAGAACTAATACAGACTTGTATTTAGAAATCTATTTGTGGGAGCAGGGCAAAGGAAAAGGGGGATCATCATTCCATTGCCAAAGGCAACCACAAGTGGTGCTTGATATATTTCCTTCTGGACTTTTCTATGCATATAATCTTATTTGCTCCTCATCTTTATTCTGGTTTTGTTACCAATCATTATTTTGGTCATTTCTCCATGTTAAACTCTCATTTTAATAAACTGCAGATATTGgtaaatcaaagaaatgcaaaatagtaAGAGAGAACACAGCATTTCCATCTATCAAAGAAGTATATTGTCAAAAGACCAGATGCTGCTGAAGATGCtagaaaattggtgatttcacaCATTACTTAAGGGAACGCACAACAGGCTTACGGGCCCTTCTATGTGAGTCTCCCTTTGCCCTAGTAACTCCACTGAGCACATTAATACTAAATAGAGGACAAACTGTACACAAAAATGCAAATAACAGTACCTGCCTTTTGGTTTGTTATGAATGTTAATTTATATGTGTACTCACAatcatgcctggcacagagcttgCCTATATGTGTTTAGCAATttgcacacaaaaaaattatatatgagtAGCAAAAAAATAGGGAACAACCCATATGTccagtgggtgggaaggggaggagTGTTATGATCCAGCTACATGGTTATTctctgcagccattaaaaatgttTCTGAAGAGTTTTCTTCACCTCTTGCCACATTTTATATACACCCTCTATTCACAGTGTGAATCACAGGCTCACCTGCCCCAGCAGGAGATGCGGCCCCTCACCTGCCGCCTGGATGGCTGGCAGGCTGTGTCTACCCCATGACCAACCGACTTACTCCTGTGCCGCAAAACTACCACCCACCTACCTGGACACATGAATGAAACCATCTTCTCCCTCAAACGCATTGACATGTTTTCCAAGAAACATCTGTGAAGCCCCACCTCTCTAACGTCAGTGCTCATCTCTGTCCATTGTCCTCACAGGTCTAGCATTGATCTTGCTGTTCCTGACATTTTTTGAGGTAAGGCTGAAAATATGTTTGGGAGGTTGTGAGTTATTTTAAGGACATTCAGGCAAACTCTACAGATAAAAAGACTCCTAGGAAAATGAGATTCTCTATGAATCTAAGTCACAGCCATTCTGGAGGGGGATGTCTGGAATTCTTCCCAGCCGTGCTGGGAGAGACTCCCATTTGGGGGTAGTGTGACGGGAAATTCGAGCTGAGTCCTTATACAGATGGGAATAGAGTCTAACGCCTGGAGAGCACTTGGCATACGATGGGCCTAAGCCTTTGGAGTGAAAGGGAAGCCTGATTTTCTCCGTCATTTCCACAAGCCGAGCCCCGTCCCCACCCCACCGTGCAGGAAGCCAGGCCTCCGGCAGGCGAGAACACCCACCGCCTCGTCAAAGCCCATGTAGAGGAACTGTTGGTACCACTGCTGGACCTCTGGCCGGCTCCGGTCCCACAGCTGCCGCTTCTGGCGCCTCAGGCCGCCGAGGAATTCCTTGGCTTTGCTCTCCTCAGCAGCCACGCTGGTCTCAGCTGGAGCAGGTGCTGAAATGAGTGATTTCTTTTCTTACTGGGGGCGGGGGAGGTTCTCTAATGTTCATCTGCTCCCCAGTCCCACCACATATACATGGTCTGGCTTCTGCTCCGTTCTGACATGGCATGTGATGACAGGCAGCCCCACATCACCAGCCTCCCTGCTGCCTGTGAGTCAGTTCTCCTGGGGCACGGCTGTGAAAGGGACCCAGGCGAGCCTTCAGTCTGTAGGGCCCAGGCATCACACGAAGGGCAGCTCACCCCTGCAGCCACTCACCGTGCCTACCCCTTGAGCTCTGCATTCAGAAAACAACGGTTTGCTGTATATGCAAACAAGGACACTGTGCCTGCTCAGGAAACTAGGAAGGAAAAGCACAGGAGGGTGAGGCCGAGCCCAGGACCCAGGTCAGCCTAGTGATAGAGCTTCTCACAGCAGCTTGCTAGGACCCTGGTGCCACCTTGGGCCACCATCTCTGAGCCTCATGGACCACGGATGAGCCGGCTGAGACTGGGAAGTTCCTGCCCCTTGCTTTACCATGCCCGCTATTGCCTTTCCATCATGGTCCCAGCTGCTGGAAGGGCAGGGTTGCTGCAGGATGTGCTCAGGAGAGCAGCCGTGCCCCAAGCTGGCCCCTGCTGTCTGGCTTTGCATCTGTCCCCTCATCTGGCACGCTGGAAGGGCAGTCCCCATCTTAGCGTGGTCATGAAGGGTGCACAGGATATGGGAGTAAAGGGCCCTGTGTATTCATTGGTACCTAGatagaggatttgttttctcaccTCTTGTTTGTCTATTTCCCTCGGGACCTGTTATACTCTTGTACACAGTTAGTGCTCAGTACGTGTCTCAACTTGAATAAAAGCTGAGTTGTACCCCAGGAGTTGGGATTATCTCAATGGTTTGCTCTCCGGCCCCCCCGTTGGCGGGCCTGCAAGAGCTTCCCACTGCGGCTCACAGAGCAGGGCCATCTGTCAGGGTGGACCAGGGCCTTGCGAGCAGTGGAGGTGCTAGGAAGGATGCTGAGAGCCCTCCAGGAGTCCCCGGCCCCGGGAGGGGCCTTGTGTGGTCAGCACCTGGGCAGACACCTGGGGGCTTCACTGAGAAGCATGGGAGTAAGTGCTGGGCACCCGCGTCAGGGAGCAGACGTCAACTTGCTAGCCTTCCCATTAACTAAGGGGATGAAGAATAAGTGTTCACATCAGAAATGCAGTCACACTTCCTAATATCTGAGGAATGGATAACTTCTTCATATTATAGGTGAAGATGAACGTGCAAAGGAGAGTGGCATTCCCAGAGCGCACAGCTGGAACGGCTGGTCTGACTGATTACAGCAGGCCCAGAGCTCCTAGTGTGGGGCTCCCAGACTGTTCTGTTTCTTAAGAACATTTTTGCTGTCTACCACATTTATCTGAGGGGTACTTCTCACAGCAGGTGTTAGTAACAAAACGTTTTTTCCTGCCTTACCCTGCCCCCAAGCTAATTGGATATAGAGTACCACAACAGTACTTTTCTGCATGCACCCTGCCAACTGTCTTACGTGCTCTAAATTCAGACATGTGCTCTAAAGGGCATTGTGGTTCTGAAATTAACTTTTTAtgctgtttgttttatttttgagtcCACACTGACAGTTCTCAGAAAAACAACCTTCAAACATTTACCAGCAATAATATTTACCTAATAAAAAAGCACACCACATACCTACAGAATAAGCCCTTCAGACCTGCTAGCCTTTTAAGGAGTAAACACTTCTGATTTTCCAAATACGAGACTCCAGTGAGCAAATTCAGCATTGCCATTTTATTTCAATCAACTTAAGAATGCAACCCTTATCCACTTGGGGTGTATTTACCTTCCCGTTTTTGAAGCATCAGCTTGAGTTTATTTCCACTTACACCACCTaaaggaatgaaaatagaaatccTTTCAGAGTtgcacttcactttttaaaatgcagaaatcaGAGCTGGAAAAATCAACGCATTCCCCATCTGGATTTGGCAGCTTGGCAGGATCACAGTATTTAATGCTTCTTGCATTCCCTGTCCTCCAGGAAGGACAATTCAGGCTTCGCATGGCTTACCCTGGTGACAGTGCCCATGGCTGGCCAAGGGAGTTGGGATGTGAACTAGGCCCTAGGAAAACTGACATTGTTCTTTCTGCCCTTCTTATGCTTATCCTGAGAGCCAGCCATTTGTCATATATACCTTCCTGCAGACTGTCACCTTTCATAGCTCAGTGGACTGAataatgtccccccaaaatttatGTCCACCCAGAACCGTGGAATgtgaacttatttggaaatagggtattTACAGACATACTAGCTAAGGACCAAGAGATTATCTCATACTGGATTTAAGGTGGCCTCTAAATCTAGTAAGTGGTGCCCCTGTAGGAGGAAAAGGGGACACAGAGGAGGCAGCAGGTGAAGCTGGAGCAGGCAGAAATTAGAGTCAGGCTGTCACAAGCCGAGGAACCCCCCTTACCTCTTTAAAGATTCAGCCCAGTTCTAGCTAGCCTGATCATCTTGTAATCAGGCatcatttgtgttatttttattcagttcTAAAAGTGTTTCTAATCAGCCCAAtcattttaatagaaaatagCGTGTCTGCTGAATAGAACACCCACCTCCACCTGGTGAGCTGGGCTGATGATTTCAGATGCCTCCAATCCCCAAGTGCTACATGGGGTATAAGTCTTGTCCCGTGAGGCGGTAGCCAAAGCTCCTGGGGAAAAGCCCACCTCCTAAGTAGTGAGCAGAGCATGTTCAGGTGTAAGGAGCTGGTCTGGCCCCAGGATGGAGACTCTCActgagggcagggggcaggtcCTTAGCACAGGGCCCCCGCATCCACGGGCAGGTCCCAAGGCCTGTGCTTGCATCTGCCAAGGTACAGTTTTCTGGGAACAGGAGCCATAGCCTTTGGCAGACTTAACAGTGTCCAGGACCCAAATAAGATTAAGAATCGCTGCTTAAAGAATTTACTATGCAGTTGGGAAAAAGCAAACACATTTTTAGCCAAAGGTCACAAACTGGCTGCCCACAGCTGCACTTTACTTGCGTGCATTTTGTTAGTGTGCCCAGTGTTTACAAAACTGGAATTCACATGCCTCTGGGCCCAAGTCACTCAGCACACCCATGGTCCCTAAACAGCTACTTCACCTATCAGCCCCCATCAGTATTGTATGTGGGTGCTACCTACCTACAGGTAGAGTAGGGGTGCCAGCCAGGGAGCCTGACGTGGGAAGACTCTTGAGAGACCAgggacttttgttgttgttgcatcATACATGTATTACCAATACCCTCCAAAACTGGCACAGGGATTAAAACTAAAAATCCATCACACTACTTAGTAAAGCATTACTATGAACTGTCATGAAAAATGTATAGACTCTGTTAAAAATTTACCGAACCTTCAAATGATCTGGTTAGAGATATTTAGTAtatgtgcacttaaaaatatatgtttactACCACAGTGGAGTATGATTTGAGAAATGATTCCAAAAGTGATTCAGCAAATGATTGCCAAAAACACCCCTGTAAACTTGCATAATTTGAAGCACACAGCAAAATGAGGTGACCAACTGTACTAACAGGGACAAACCAGCTTTCTAATGATGGCCTGATGCTGTATGTGAAAAACAGTTTTGTCAGGGAGTTGGTAGGTCTCTCTTAAATATCACAAGAGGTGCTTTAGTCCTGGGAAGCAAGTCCTGGTGTCCTAACACTTCCCTAGGAGTCTGGGTATCTACTGTGCAGGAGGGTGGGGGGCCCTGAGACAGAAGCACAGCTGTCAGAGTTCAGTGGCTATCACTGTCTATGCTCACGGCAGTCTACAGTGACATGGTTATTGAAAAAGCAATTGCAATTTTAGGCCATGTTAATAAAAGGATAGCAAATTGAGAAAAGAACATAATTGTCTCATCTCTGTTCCATCACTACCTCTGTTGTTTGGCTCAGTTCAGGACATCCTGTTGCAGGTCACAGATGGGCTGGAGCTGTGGTCAAGGAAAGGGTCCAGGGAGGGAAGGCCCCAAACACATATTACATGAGAAAAACTTAGAGGCATTTCCATGTTTAACCTAGAGAAATGGAACTTCTGGGAGGAGAACCATGGCTCTAAGGGTCCACTGGGCCATTGAAGAGAGTAGGAAGTAGGTTCCCAATACCTGGACAGCCATCCAAAGATGAAATAAGTCACCCCGATAGGTTCCCCATCAAGAGTTGCTGGAGGCATCTGAGCATAAATCGGCAGGGAGGTGTGCTTGCGAGACTCCCTTAGAGGGACTGTTTAATTAGATGGGCTGGTGCCACTCTTGAAGGCTGTGCTTCCCTTCCAACACTAAGTCGAAGAAGAAATCTATGAAAACGTTTGTTGAAGCAGGCAGCTACATTCCTCGGTACCAATATCAGcattcagtaatatcttaatgTTTGCTGATCTCTAACAACCCACAGGGTCACACATACAGAACTGTACCTCCAACTGTGTGCCTTCTGTGAAAGCACTTACAGTGAAGGAGTAAATGTGGCCTGATGCTGAATTAGACACTGGGCTTAGGCATTTGCCAGGAGGCTGCAATTTATTGCAGCAAATGTGTGTCACTGCTGCTCCAGAAATGAAAACCTCACCAAATCTCAGCTATCCAAGTGCAAAGCAGGGATAAGTCCTAAATTATGAATCATTAATGTTGCCTCTGCCAATTACTACACAGTGAACTATAAATATTAATACATATAATTGGATGCCACACTAAATTAGTTTGGAGAAAGgaataaagaacaaatgaatagctgtgatttttttcctgtaatattTTTTAGCCCAACATCACCTGTCACTATTCCTAGGCTGTGATAATAGGCACTCCTGAATTTATCAAATCAAGTTACCTGCTGTTAGGTTCCCCAACACATTGAGAATTGCAGGATGCCTCCTTTGAAGGAGCTAACAACTACTAATAAATTGATCAAGAAGGGGCAATGATCATTTTCTCCATTAAATGTTATCAGGTGTCATACAAAGTCACCTGTATGCTTTTCATAGATATGGTGATTTTCATTTGGTATCTTATGTTCACATTCCAGCTCAATGACGATATTTTAAATGACTTTCACTATGTTCTTGGTATGAACAATATAAAATACAACCTGAAAAGGAATGGCTTATAGCCAAGGCTCACTCACTTCACTCAGACATGCTTCTTAAAATGGGAGGAACAAAGCAGAGAGGTAGAGAAATCACATAACAGCAAGTATTGATAAGCCTCCCTTGTGGTGGTGGTTTAGAACAGCGGtgattccccccacacacacacacactggaactgGTCCCCTGCTGTTCCCCCAAACCCAGGGCTCTGGCCTCAGGGCTCCTGCTGCCTGCCCGCTCCCTGCCCTCCATCGGGAGCCTGGGTTTCCACACCTGACTTGAGGAGGCACAGTACAGAAGCTGAGCAATCAAGGGAGCCTCATTTCCATTAGACGGCGCCAAGCAGCTTTGTAGTGGGAAAAGCGCCGGCTTCAGGGGCTCGGCCAAGTCACTGCACACCTCCCAACCCCAGTCGCCTTTACAGTTGGCCAGGGATCACGATACCTGCCTGTCCAAGCTGAGCCTGAGCCTTCACGGTGCTCCTGCACACATGAGCCGCTGGCGACTCAATAGACAGGCAATATGGTCAGGACAAAACGTACTATATTCAGATGGCCCTTCTTAAGCTGGGGTCTGTGGACTCGCAGGGTTCTGATGTCTGCACACCCACCGAACTGCTtcattttgggtgtgtgtgtgtgaatgtagaTGCTTTACTGGGAACGAACCTGTAACTTTCAGCGGCTTCACTGAGGCCCATGCAGCAGAGAAGGGTAAGGATTTCTCCTTAAGAGCAGTGCCCCCATCTGGGCTGTGAGCCTGCTGGCAGCTCTGCAGACCTGGAACTTGCCCCACTTGGGGAGCGACTGGGAGGGAATCTCGGCGATGATGCCTTGGGCTCCCTCAGGCCTGGAGGGCAGGCCCCGCTCAAAGCTCCCCAAACCCCTTTGCCCCTGACATTAGGCTCCAAACTCCTCTTGTCCCTCCTTCAGACTTTTGGTCCTCATTCTTTTTCAAGGTTTCCACGCACATCTGAGACCCTGCCCTTGGCCCTGGTACTCTGTCCGCTGCCCAAGCGCGCCACTCCCCTTCCTGCAAGCGCAAAAACCAAGACCCCTATCACCCCTCGCCCGGGTGCAGGATGGGTCCCTAGGCCCACCCCGTCACTGATCTGCCTCCGCGGCGCCCCGGCGTCGCCAGCTTACCTGGGCGCAGGCACAGCGTCAGGAGCAGCGCCAGCGCGGTCATGGCCAGGACGGCGGGCCGCGCGGAGGAGGCGGCCATGGTGGCGCGGGACGGCAAGAGGGACACGTGTGCTCCGCTCGCGGCTCGCGGGAGGACTGGGCTCGGAGAGGGGCGCAGGCGGCGGACGCTCTCTGCGAACCTGCGGGGCGGGACCTGCCTGCTTGCCCGGCGGGCGCCAAGCCAACGGGCAGGGCCCAGCGGCCCCGCCAGCCCCCAACCCCGCTCCCGGCGCGGCGCCAGGGCCCCGAGGACCGCAGCAGGGCGGCTCGGGGAGGGCTGCGGACATCCGGGGACGAGGGCTGCGGGCCAGGGGACGGGGTGGGAGACCGACCGGCCGCGCCGCCGCGCTCGCTGCGGGGGCAGAGGGGCCTTGGGAATGACTTCATTGGATTCCTCTGGCAGCGCTGTGCTCGGGGATACTGTGGAAGGCTCAGAGACGCCACAGTGCGGGCTCGGAGCTGCTGTCGGCCCAGGAAAACGGCCCTCTCCAAACCACGCCGCTAGGAAAGCCTATGGAAACCAGGAGGGCCGCGCTCTGGAGGTGCGGGCAAGGCAGCGCGCCCCCCTGCGCTCTGGCAGCTGCGAGCCCCTGCACGGCCCGGACGTGAGGCCGGAGGGGAGCGCACCGGGCCCCCCAGGTCCGACCTGCTCGCGTGCAGAGGACGCCGAAGGGCGGGGTGCCATGGGGAGCGACACCGGAGCGATTTGTCCCAGCTGCCCTTGGGCAGGCCCCTACCTGATCCCCCTGGGCGCCCTCCACAGAGCGGCCCCTGTGTGATTACCTCCCATTAGGGGCCCTTCCCGCCGAAGGTCTGGTCTGGCCTCGGCTGCTGCCTCCCTTCCTCGTCCGGTTTCTTGTGTTCCCCCCTCTTCCAGTGGTGGGTGCTCTCCACCTCACCGTGTCATCGGCCCTTCCTGCAAGGCGGCGGGGTCTCCAGCGGGCAGTGGGAACGAGGACGCTGACCTTGAGCTGGAACAGGGAGATGCCGGGCCAAGGAAGAGTGTCAAGTGGCTGTGGGGACCCCCAGGATGGGCTGCGCCGGCTTCCCGAGGCGCAGGAGAGGAAAGGTAATGTGCAGCAGCAAACGATCGCAGGGAAGGGCTTACCCTTGGGGAAACTGCTGGAGGGGGGACGATGAAAAAGCAACGAAAAGCACAATATATTTACCTTTGCGCAGGGACAAGACATGTATTATTAGGAAGAAAATCAGAGCAAACAGAAAGTCAACATGCTGTTTGGATTGGAACACAgtatacatgaaaaatattaactATAATCTCTCATTTACCTTGTGGAAACATCCTCCCTCGCTGTGTGTCTGAGACAGTATTTGCTGCTGTAACATGTAAATTCTCATCTCTTAACTAGGTTTTGATTAGAACGGAGTTCATGTGGCCAATGAGGACAGCAGCCGCCTCCCTGGACAGTTTTCTTTTGGAACCAGGCCTACATTTCAAGCTCTCATGCCTGTCCCTTCTTCCCATCAACAGCTGAAAATGCagagtgacaattttattttttgttaattcaAATATTCCAAGAAGAAAGAAGTCTTCTCTACCCAGCTCACACTGTTGTAGGATTTGAAGACCAAGTGAATATTGAGTCCTCCAATCTTTTTATGagcttatatatattttttttttaatttttgattactgctttaatATAGAATTGATAAGACATCAAAGATTCTACAgaacattattttcaaataattgccAGTGGGTGAGAAGAACATTTCGTGAGGATTAGGCCCTGATTCCTCTCCCCAGGGAGGATGGAGGTGAGCTCATTCCCAGGCCACCTCCACCCTTCTCCGGCCCACATCCCAGGGGCCAGAGGGTCAGTAGCATCTGTCACAGGGAGGGGACAGATGGGAAGCCAGTGCTGGAAGAACATATGGACAGTGAGTCACCTTTGCCTGCATAAAACACATGTCCTCTCTAGGCCTCCTTCTCTAAAACTTCTCTAAATACCAACTGTAATATTATTTAGCAGTTGAGATCAGAGACTACAGGGA from the Manis pentadactyla isolate mManPen7 chromosome 2, mManPen7.hap1, whole genome shotgun sequence genome contains:
- the ECRG4 gene encoding augurin gives rise to the protein MAASSARPAVLAMTALALLLTLCLRPGGVSGNKLKLMLQKREAPAPAETSVAAEESKAKEFLGGLRRQKRQLWDRSRPEVQQWYQQFLYMGFDEAKFEDDVTYWLNRDRNGHDYYDSYQRHYDEDAAIGPRSPYSFRHGASVNYDDY